The genomic interval GACCGGATCGCCGGCTTGGAGTTGGGAGCCGACGACTATATCACCAAACCGTTCGACATCGAAGAACTCCGTTTGCGGGTGCAGAACGCCATCGCCCGCGCGGAGCGGGAAAACCTCACCGACCCGCGGACGGGATTGCCCGCCAGCCGCCAGATCGAAGCCCGCCTGAAGGAAATCCTCCCCCGAAAAGACTGGTCGATGCTGACCTTCCGCCTGCTAAATTTCGATTCCTACCGGGCCGCCTACGGCGATTCCTCCGGCGACGAGTTCCTCCGCTTCGCGGCGGAACTGATCCTGCAGACGGTCGATGAGTGCGGGGCTGTCGACGACTTCATCGGATATTCCGGGGGCGACAGCTTTGTGGTGATTACCGAGGAAAAGCGCGCGGCCGGATTGGAAACCCAGCTTAAGAGCCGGTTCACCCGCGCCATTCCCAATAAATATTCCTACCTCGATCAGCAAAGAGGCTACGTCGCGGTCCCCGGTCCCGGCGCCACGGAGAAGCGCGCGCCGCTCATCCGCCTCACGGTGGGTGTCATCCGCGCCTCTCAACATAATTTCACCGACGTCCGCCAGATCACGGAACTCTCGGCCCTCGCCGGCCGAGCGGATCCGTAATCCGCGCCGGACGCCCTCCCCGACATGGCCCTGTCCG from Anaerolineales bacterium carries:
- a CDS encoding response regulator, coding for MESGRILVVEDDPDVGAMLRTYFESQGFEVAVAARGEEALSLTRHSLPQLIVLDIILPDMDGYEICRRLRASSRTGHIPILFLTQRDERRDRIAGLELGADDYITKPFDIEELRLRVQNAIARAERENLTDPRTGLPASRQIEARLKEILPRKDWSMLTFRLLNFDSYRAAYGDSSGDEFLRFAAELILQTVDECGAVDDFIGYSGGDSFVVITEEKRAAGLETQLKSRFTRAIPNKYSYLDQQRGYVAVPGPGATEKRAPLIRLTVGVIRASQHNFTDVRQITELSALAGRADP